From the genome of Phlebotomus papatasi isolate M1 chromosome 2, Ppap_2.1, whole genome shotgun sequence:
ACGAACGGGAatggtttttagccatccatatattcgagATCAGGAAGTGtccaaacacattctggcaaatttttggggccgatcggaggacatgaaattttgttaggattatagtaggtgagattattaagaattttaccTAATAGAGCCattaccgttactttaccgGTCCATCAGCAATTGCGACCgagatgcagtcgggttcagaattaaaaaaaagacctTTCAGGAAACCCAAAATTTGActaaatctgttgaaaaataggccctccaggATGGTTgaacttcaataattcaagatgacgGTTTTTCCAGTCAATGGTGGCGAAGAATGAAATATTTAACtggacgggtcccggtcaaaatccggaaagccaaaatcccgaattcttaaaaatgtcatagctactctcacgattgcacccgcgcttgctagaggcaaagggaaatcttccatgtcttgggaaattattttaaacattttcctctatataatttcatccctttcacgattttgaacattcgggattttggctgccaccgaactagactacctccaaaacatttccaaaaatgaatgaaatcgtcAAGTTTAGGAgcgaattattttatttcttttcttattttctttcttcaaagaaagaaaataattcgCTACTGACTAATTTCAAATAACTGATGTGGCATAAAATAGACAAATTCTTGACTAAAACCCAAAGaaaagactaaccaagaacGACTGAAGAAGACATGataggtgtcgaaagctctggtaaattGTGTGTTTTACTTTTGGATTGCACTCAATACACCGAACCTCAACGGAAGGTCATTCTGTCCTAAAACAAGAATATCATCCACCGTCGGCTCATCTTTTTCTACAATTTAGTGAATCCTTTTAGGGTTGACTGTTAGACATTTTGTAAAGGGAAACATTAATTTTCTTTGTAGCTCCATGAACATGGTGCTTATTTAGTGGATTCCTTCATTGACAACAATCCCATGGTGAAGGATTGGGAATGTATGACGGATTTGTTGATGGAAGATCCGGGTGTAACAGAGGAACCATTGGACAACAAACAAGAATCGACCTTAATTGAAATAATGGTATCAAGTGTCCGTCAATGTGCCACTGGTGAGCCCCCAATTGGTCGTGGCAGCAATAGAAAACTGAGTTTGTCTGCCAAAGAGCATAAAGTTGTGCAGGACGACAAGCAGAAGTTGACTGAACACTTTATTCAGACACTTCCGTCACTTTTGTACAGATACTCTGCAGATGCGGAAAAATTGACGAATCTTCTAGCTATTCCACAGTATTTTGATCTGGATATTTACACAACAGCACGCCAGGAGGGCAATCTACAGGCGTTGCTGGACAAGATGGACCACATTATGTCCAAGCATACAGATCGTGATGTTTTAGAAACATGTGCTAAAACACTTGAATTTCTATGCATTGAAGGAAGTGCTATTTATACAAAATGCGATGTAGCCAGATCCACAATAATTGATCAATGTGTAAATCGCTACAAGGATTCAATTGATGATTGGCGTACATTAATTGCCGGTGAAGAAGTACCCAATGAAGATGAAATTTACAATGTTGTTAGCAGCCTAAAGAAAGTTTCAATTCTCTTCTCATGTCACAATCTCAATCAGTGGAATCTCTTTGACTCTCTTTTCCGGGATATCGATGAATTGCAGACGAGCGAACTGGGCGAAGCTGTTCTGCCCAATGAAGCTTTAATCTATTGCATTGAGGCATGTTTCTTTTCCATCACTTGGGCTGTTCACAGTTTAGAGAACTACTCTGATCCTTCTGCTATCCAACAACCTGTGGAGGAGTTGCGCACAAATCTGCACAAATATCTAAATGCTTGTCGTGAGTTAATTCGCAGAGCATCGAGTGAGGATATCCAGGCAGCTGCTTACATGTCTATCTGCGATTCTCTcataattttttctgatcaaCTTTCCCATCATACTTCACAACATCTCCAGAGATTAGAGTATGAAGCTTCGACTGATATGCAAGCAGACCTTAATGAATTTGTGCAACAGCATGTATTTGCACTGCAACATGATGATGGACAAGATGAGAGGCGCATTGAGGAATTGCACAAGAAGAGAAACTTCCTCGCCAGTTACTGCAAACTCATCATTTACAACATTATACCCACAAAAGCAGCAGCAGATATCTTCAAACACTACCTAAAGGCAAGTTCCTGACATTATTTTTAACTTTGAATTATTTGATTTGGAATTTGAGTCAAAGACATTCAGAAATTTAAaaggataatttaaaaaataagttcGAAGAGttaaataccgaaagccaaaatcccgaacgccaaaatcccgaacgccaaaatcccgaacgccaaaatcccgaaagccaaaatcccgaacgccaaaatcccgaaatccaaaatcccccaagccaaaatctcgaaagctaaaatcccgaaaaggccaaaatcccgaaaaggccaaaatcccgaaagccaaaatcccgaaaaggccaaaatcccgaaaaggtcaaaatcctgaaagccataatcccgaaagccaaaatcccgaacgccaaatcccgaaagccaaaatcccgaaagccaaaatcccgaaaaggccaaaatcccgaacgccaaaatcccgaaagccaaaatcccgaaagccaaaatcccgaacgccaaaatcccgaaagctaaaatcccgaacgccaatatcccgaaagccaaaatcccgaaagtcaaaatcccgaaagccaaaatcccgaaagtcaaaatcccgaaagccaaaatcccgaacgccaatatcccgaaagtcaaaatcccggacgccaaaatcccgaaagccaaaatcccgaacgccaaaatcccgaaaaggccaaaatccagaaaaggccaaaatcctgaaagccaaaatcccgaaagccaaaatcccgaaagccaaaatcccgaatgctaaaatcccgaaagccaaaatcccgtaaagcccaaaatcccgaaatccaaaatcccgaaaaggccaaaatcccgaacgccaaaatcccgaacgccaaaatcccgaacgccaaaatcctgaaagccaaaatcccgaacgccaaaatcccgaaaaggccaaaatcccgaaagccaaaatcccgaaagccaaaatcccgaacgccaaaaccccgaaagccaaagtcccgaaaaggccaaaatcccgaaagccaaaatcccgaaaaggccaaaattccgaaagccaaaatcccggaagctaaaatcccgaaaaggccaaaatcccgaaagccaaaattccgaacgccaaaatcccgaaagccaaaatcccgaaagccaaaatcccgaaagccaaaattccgaacgccaaaatcccgaaagccaaaatcccgaaagccaaaatcccgaaagccaaaatcccgaaagccaaaattccgaacgccaaaatcccgaaagccaaaatcccgaaagccaaaatcccgaaagccaaaatcccgtaaaggccaaaatcccgaaagccaaaatcccggaagctaaaatcccgaaaaggccaaaattccgaacgccaaaatcccgaaagccaaaatcccgaaagccaaaatcccgaaagccaaaatcccgtaaaggccaaaatcccgaaagccaaaatcccgaaagccaaaatcccgtaaaggccaaaatcccgaaagccaaaatcccggaagctaaaatcccgaaaaggccaaaatcccgaaagccaaaatccccaacgctaaaatcccgaaagccaaaatcccgaaagccaaaattccgaacgccaaaatcccgaaagccaaaatcccgaacgctaaaatcccgaaaagccaaaatcccgtaaaggccaaaatcccgaaagccaaaatcccgaaaaggccaaaatcccgaaaaggccaaaatcccgaaagccaaaatcccgaaagccaaaatcccggaagctaaaatcccgaaaaggccaaaatcccgaaagccaaaatcccgaaaattaaaattatacgaACAAAAATCTGTCCTCAGGACAAAGTGTCAATCTCACGAGATTGAGCATTCCTAGAGACTTCGTGTCcttgttttgaaaataatatcagAATTTATTCATGAAAGGATTGATTTGTTTATCACACTTCCGAGCAAAATTAACATataatagatgaattttataGAAAGTTTTGTTTACCCATTTATGCGTTGTTGCATACACCTCGTTGAATTCCTTTCTATGCATTTATGCACGCAATATTATTCACACtttcttcacaattttctttttttagtgTTACAATGAGTATGGTGACATAATTAAATCGACACTTGGGAAGGCACGTGAGATAAACAAAGTAAATTGTGCTATGACAATGTGTCTGAGTCTCATCACCATCTTCAAGGAAATCCAAATCAAGTACAATATGTTGCGTATTTCAAAAAGTGTGCAGGAATTTGCCGATTTGCGGGAATTGGCCAAGAGATTTACATTGTCCTTTGGCTTGGATGCTGTTAAAAATCGTGAAGCCATTACGGCTCTCCATCGGGCAGGAATACTCTTTGCCGTGACACAACCAGTAGATGTTCCTGAGGAACCACATACACCTCCACCGTGTCTGCTATTTCTCGAGATTATTATGGAATTCACAAATAAACTGCTGAAGCAGGATAAACGGATTGTTCTAAATTTCCTCGATAGACGAATTGCATCTGAGATGCCACTAAATCGGGGTGAAGATTGGCAACCACTTACAAATTATCGGAATTCTCTGCTCCATGGTGAATCAGATCAGCCAGCTAGTGCGCCTAAAAGGGCGTACACAAGGCGTCGCAAAGATCAGGAACATACAGAAGATGCTGAAGATGAGAATGAAGAACCCATGGATTCAGATCAAGAAATGCgacgttaatttttttttaaatatctttaaaagaaaCATAATGAAATTCCACctaaattttatgcaaaatccCATAACTGTAGTGAATTTGAGTGTTGTAttcaataaaagaaatcgtgaaTTTCTTTCAgttgtattattttttgaaaaaaaaaaaacaattatttaataaaagattGATTTTTTGCCGATGATGatttagggagaagtggggcacctttgaaagtggggtacctttaaaattgagatttttaacctatttttaaataaaattgagccttatcgttatataatttagctgcacagacTGAGAAGCTAAAATATATCACgacaaggctcaattttattaaaaaaaaataagtgaaaaatcccaatttcaaaggtaccccactttcaaaggttctccacttccccctattatgAAAATTTGTGCAAAGTAagataatttcattaaaataaaaaaaagtagaaaaagatTGTTGAATTGATTTCGTATTCGTATAGGGGAAAGTTGCCTACCTTTGAATGtggcagcctttaaatgcttaaatttttctcttaatttcccaaagccaaaattctattttgttaatctaagttaatagaaaatagttaatagtattttaacaatagtttacaaaatagaatttttgctttgaaaaataggtgaaaaaatgaaacattCAGAGGCAGACCATTTTCGCCTAAtcagtgaatttttaaatgcCATGAAAggtaagtaataaaaaaatgttttcttaaatagattttcaaatattaagaaaatatctcGAGGCTATTGAAAGGGATCCAGTATGCCAAGTTGTAAGTAAATAATGGTAGAATTTACTTGCTAAGTACCAAAGGGTCCGGAAGGCTCGTATACctgcataataataataataatgatggcacaacattccatgaaggaacaagaccTTCCCGGAAAAAGATTTCTAGAcaagcattattattttttcctatacgggatgagattgtcagtcacatgcccgtggaatcaagtgcagtgaagctcactggatacaatccgaacacctttaacaccagaaaaattcctggtgacctaaaggggattcgaacccgggacacttgcatcatagagcgagtgttctatc
Proteins encoded in this window:
- the LOC129801456 gene encoding cohesin subunit SA-1, producing MHRRGGKRIRMMEATFNEQMNESESDHGDSESSPNKSGRMTRLRARGGVRDKPPIIDEDIDDLIAPVVKKRKQYTKQPKKLATEPRERIEREPRERVERALATEKETRDVTTDESSLYYIVRHSKAAIATIVDDWISSYKVEKETALIALMQFFINASGCKGKIDHQLPAMEHTATIRKMTEEFDEESGEYPLIMPGQQWKKFKQNFCDFVQTLVKQCQYSIIYDQFLMDNVISLLTGLSDSQVRAFRHTATLAAMKLMTALVDVALLVSVNFDNAARQYEAERLKTRDKRASDRLESLMAKRTELEENMDEIKNMLTYMFKSVFVHRYRDTLPDIRAICMTEIGIWMQKLSQNFLDDSYLKYIGWTLHDKVGEVRLRCLQALLPLYATEEFKGKLELFTSKFKDRIVAMTLDKEFEVAVHAVKLVISILKIHPDILTDKDCEIVYELVYSSNRGVAQAAAEFLNVRLFRLDDEALSTVVKTKRGKIRLPNTPLIRDLVQFFIESELHEHGAYLVDSFIDNNPMVKDWECMTDLLMEDPGVTEEPLDNKQESTLIEIMVSSVRQCATGEPPIGRGSNRKLSLSAKEHKVVQDDKQKLTEHFIQTLPSLLYRYSADAEKLTNLLAIPQYFDLDIYTTARQEGNLQALLDKMDHIMSKHTDRDVLETCAKTLEFLCIEGSAIYTKCDVARSTIIDQCVNRYKDSIDDWRTLIAGEEVPNEDEIYNVVSSLKKVSILFSCHNLNQWNLFDSLFRDIDELQTSELGEAVLPNEALIYCIEACFFSITWAVHSLENYSDPSAIQQPVEELRTNLHKYLNACRELIRRASSEDIQAAAYMSICDSLIIFSDQLSHHTSQHLQRLEYEASTDMQADLNEFVQQHVFALQHDDGQDERRIEELHKKRNFLASYCKLIIYNIIPTKAAADIFKHYLKCYNEYGDIIKSTLGKAREINKVNCAMTMCLSLITIFKEIQIKYNMLRISKSVQEFADLRELAKRFTLSFGLDAVKNREAITALHRAGILFAVTQPVDVPEEPHTPPPCLLFLEIIMEFTNKLLKQDKRIVLNFLDRRIASEMPLNRGEDWQPLTNYRNSLLHGESDQPASAPKRAYTRRRKDQEHTEDAEDENEEPMDSDQEMRR